One region of Sulfuriroseicoccus oceanibius genomic DNA includes:
- a CDS encoding efflux RND transporter permease subunit, which produces MFSKFFIDRPVFASVVSIVIVVLGAVALVALPVARYPDLAPPTIQVSCTYAGADARTVSDTVAATIEKEVNGVEGMIYMSSVCANDGSMNLTVTFESGTDLDIANVLVQNRVAVAQSRLPEEVKRTGVTVKKRSTDTVLYAGLISPDGTYDDAFLSNYANLNIRDEIYRVPGVGDVTVYGTGEFSMRIWLNPDQLRARKLAASDVISAVREQNIQVAAGKIGAAPSPEGTASEYVLSTTGRLSEVSEFENIVVATTEGGRTVRLRDVARVELGSNVYNFSSRLTGADSATIAIFQIPGSNVIEVADGVKETLARLKKDFPAGVDYHIVYDSTDVINASIKEVITTLIATLILVVLTVYIFLQNARATLIPAVAIPVSLIGTFFVLLLLGFSLNQLTLFGLVLVIGIVVDDAIIVVENTFVHLEKGLTGREAATAAMKEVSGPVVATTLVLLSVFVPMTMMEGITGTMFKQFAVTISVATVFSSICALTLSPALCGILLKKPPGEAKGLYKAFNSTLAGANKGYVAIVRRTLKLVALAVILFIGGTVLAVMGLGGLPTGFVPQEDEGYCMINIQLPDGASVQRTDEVTRHAEELLSQIDGVKDYLVVNGYSIVDSAVAPNTAFILVTFDPWDDRKTPALHQDALIPKINQSLASIQEASAFAFPMPSLPGVGMSGGFTFMLQDRQGAGLEQLQAVAGQLSQEATAQSGIAGARSTFRSSVPQLFIDIDREAVKRTGTSMTSVFDTLQIYLGSAYINDFTLFGRVYRVTAQADGVFRSVPNDVNKLQLRGSNGQMIPLGAVAEVREILGPQTITRFNMYPAARIMGNPAPGFSSGQAMAIMEDMADKNLPPSMGYSWSELSFQEKQAAGGMGAIFLFSILMVYLVLAAQYESWTLPISVCLAVPVALLGLIAAIIARGMDNNVYTQIGIVLLIGLSAKTAILLTEFAAVKRAEGMSIFDAACEAVKLRFRAVLMTALSFVLGVIPLVIASGAGAESRQILGTAVLGGMLAATILGMAIVPMLYYVVQSITEKLTSKGK; this is translated from the coding sequence ATGTTTAGCAAATTCTTCATCGACCGCCCGGTCTTCGCCTCGGTGGTCTCGATCGTCATCGTGGTGCTTGGGGCGGTGGCTCTGGTTGCGCTACCCGTTGCCCGCTACCCGGATCTGGCACCGCCCACGATCCAGGTCTCATGCACCTACGCCGGGGCCGACGCACGCACCGTGTCCGATACCGTCGCCGCCACCATCGAAAAGGAAGTCAACGGGGTGGAGGGCATGATCTATATGTCCAGCGTGTGCGCCAACGATGGTAGCATGAACCTTACGGTCACCTTTGAATCAGGCACAGACCTGGACATCGCCAACGTCCTGGTCCAGAACCGCGTCGCAGTCGCCCAATCGCGCCTGCCGGAAGAAGTCAAACGTACCGGGGTCACCGTCAAAAAGCGCTCGACCGACACCGTGCTCTACGCCGGCCTGATCTCGCCAGACGGCACCTATGATGATGCTTTTCTGAGCAACTACGCCAACTTGAACATCCGCGACGAAATCTACCGCGTGCCCGGGGTGGGGGACGTCACCGTCTACGGCACCGGCGAGTTCTCCATGCGCATCTGGCTCAACCCGGATCAACTGCGCGCCCGTAAACTCGCCGCCTCCGACGTCATCTCCGCGGTCCGCGAACAAAACATCCAGGTCGCCGCAGGAAAAATCGGCGCGGCCCCATCACCGGAAGGCACCGCATCCGAATACGTGCTCAGCACCACAGGCCGCCTCAGCGAGGTCAGTGAATTCGAAAACATCGTCGTCGCCACCACCGAGGGCGGACGCACCGTGCGCCTGCGCGACGTCGCCCGCGTCGAACTCGGCTCCAACGTCTACAATTTCTCATCCCGCCTCACCGGAGCCGACTCCGCTACCATCGCCATCTTCCAGATCCCGGGCTCGAACGTGATCGAAGTCGCCGATGGCGTGAAAGAAACACTCGCCCGGTTGAAGAAAGATTTCCCAGCAGGCGTCGACTACCACATCGTCTATGACTCCACCGACGTCATCAACGCGTCGATCAAGGAGGTCATCACCACACTCATCGCCACGTTGATCCTGGTGGTGCTCACGGTCTACATTTTCCTCCAGAACGCACGCGCCACCCTGATCCCGGCCGTCGCTATTCCGGTGTCATTGATCGGCACGTTTTTCGTCCTGCTCCTGCTCGGCTTCTCTCTCAACCAGCTCACCCTCTTCGGACTGGTGCTGGTCATCGGCATCGTCGTGGACGACGCCATCATCGTGGTCGAAAACACCTTCGTCCATCTGGAGAAAGGGCTAACAGGGAGGGAAGCCGCAACCGCCGCCATGAAAGAAGTCTCCGGCCCGGTGGTCGCCACTACCTTGGTGCTTCTTTCGGTTTTCGTGCCCATGACCATGATGGAAGGCATCACCGGCACCATGTTCAAACAATTTGCCGTGACTATCTCGGTGGCGACTGTCTTCAGCTCGATCTGCGCGCTCACCCTGAGTCCGGCCCTTTGCGGGATCCTGCTGAAAAAGCCACCGGGCGAAGCGAAAGGCCTCTACAAAGCCTTCAACTCCACACTCGCCGGTGCCAACAAAGGCTATGTCGCCATCGTACGCCGCACCTTGAAGCTGGTCGCGTTGGCGGTGATTCTATTCATCGGCGGCACGGTGCTCGCTGTGATGGGATTGGGCGGACTGCCCACCGGCTTCGTGCCTCAGGAGGATGAAGGCTACTGCATGATTAACATTCAGCTGCCCGACGGCGCCTCGGTCCAGCGAACCGACGAAGTCACCCGCCACGCGGAAGAACTGCTCTCCCAAATCGACGGGGTCAAAGACTACCTCGTCGTTAATGGGTACTCGATCGTCGACAGCGCCGTCGCCCCGAATACCGCGTTCATTCTGGTCACCTTCGATCCCTGGGATGATCGCAAAACTCCCGCGCTCCATCAGGATGCGCTGATCCCGAAGATCAACCAAAGCCTCGCCTCGATCCAGGAAGCCTCCGCATTCGCATTCCCAATGCCGTCTCTGCCTGGGGTCGGCATGTCCGGTGGATTCACCTTCATGCTCCAGGACCGCCAGGGCGCGGGGCTTGAGCAACTGCAAGCCGTCGCCGGTCAACTCAGTCAGGAAGCCACCGCACAATCTGGAATCGCCGGTGCCCGCTCCACCTTCCGTTCGTCGGTGCCGCAGTTATTCATCGACATCGACCGCGAGGCGGTAAAGCGCACCGGAACCTCAATGACCTCGGTTTTCGACACTTTGCAGATCTATCTCGGGTCTGCCTACATCAATGACTTCACGTTGTTTGGCCGCGTCTACCGTGTGACTGCCCAGGCCGATGGTGTGTTCCGCTCGGTTCCCAATGACGTCAACAAACTGCAACTCCGCGGCTCCAATGGTCAGATGATCCCTCTGGGGGCCGTGGCGGAAGTACGGGAAATCCTCGGACCACAAACCATCACCCGTTTCAACATGTACCCGGCCGCCCGTATCATGGGCAACCCAGCACCAGGCTTCAGTTCGGGACAAGCCATGGCCATCATGGAAGACATGGCCGACAAGAACCTGCCACCATCAATGGGCTACAGCTGGTCGGAGCTCTCATTCCAAGAGAAACAAGCCGCCGGTGGAATGGGCGCGATCTTCCTCTTCTCCATCCTGATGGTCTACCTGGTGCTCGCCGCCCAATACGAAAGCTGGACGCTCCCGATCTCGGTCTGTCTGGCGGTTCCCGTGGCCTTGCTCGGGTTGATTGCCGCCATCATTGCCCGCGGCATGGACAACAACGTCTACACTCAGATCGGCATCGTCTTGTTGATTGGACTTTCCGCCAAAACCGCCATCCTCCTCACCGAGTTCGCAGCGGTCAAGCGAGCCGAAGGCATGAGCATTTTCGACGCCGCCTGTGAAGCGGTCAAACTGCGCTTCCGTGCCGTACTCATGACCGCCCTCTCGTTTGTTCTTGGCGTCATCCCACTGGTCATCGCCTCCGGCGCCGGCGCGGAATCACGCCAGATCCTCGGCACCGCCGTGCTCGGCGGCATGCTCGCCGCCACCATCCTCGGCATGGCCATCGTCCCGATGCTCTATTACGTGGTCCAATCGATCACTGAGAAACTGACCAGCAAAGGGAAATAG
- a CDS encoding LysR family transcriptional regulator translates to MFDSLLSRHGLSIDRLHNFLRVAEAGSIADAADRDPSRQSLFSRQIRELEEFFGAQLTRRVGHGLEITEAGEELAVIIRSQFSALEAFAAKAHDIRRTLTVGAGASVVEWLLAPSLGEWSEILGPRFDWKLSNVRSAEGVEQLRTGKLDFLVVRDDALKNCPKTIHHVALAGFGYKLFVPRGKSPQRLPMAILASGGQLAKATHDLLNAGKVKASGRTVECTSLIQVASLISSGTACGILPEIAHTAFADRLSRASVESFALPTKKPYRRQLVLAWNSRSLETRGIRSVSVTRMADALSLNFPQ, encoded by the coding sequence GTGTTTGACTCCCTTCTCTCCCGTCATGGATTGTCGATCGACCGGCTGCATAACTTTCTGCGCGTTGCAGAAGCCGGGAGTATCGCGGATGCCGCTGATCGTGACCCGTCCCGGCAGAGTTTGTTCAGCCGCCAGATCCGTGAGCTCGAAGAGTTCTTCGGGGCACAGCTGACCCGTCGCGTTGGTCATGGGTTGGAGATTACCGAGGCTGGTGAGGAGTTGGCGGTAATCATTCGCTCGCAGTTTTCGGCCTTGGAGGCATTCGCCGCCAAAGCTCACGACATCCGCCGGACGCTGACTGTCGGAGCTGGGGCGAGTGTGGTCGAATGGCTGCTTGCGCCGTCCCTCGGCGAGTGGAGTGAGATTCTCGGGCCACGGTTTGACTGGAAGCTCTCGAATGTTCGAAGCGCTGAGGGAGTCGAGCAACTGCGCACCGGCAAGCTCGACTTTCTCGTGGTGCGGGACGATGCGCTGAAGAACTGCCCGAAAACGATCCACCACGTCGCATTGGCGGGATTTGGTTACAAGCTCTTCGTCCCTAGGGGAAAGAGCCCGCAACGGCTGCCGATGGCGATTCTGGCATCAGGGGGGCAGCTTGCGAAAGCTACCCACGATCTGCTCAATGCGGGCAAGGTCAAAGCCTCCGGGCGGACGGTGGAATGCACGAGCTTGATTCAGGTGGCGTCGTTGATTTCGTCGGGCACCGCTTGTGGTATTTTGCCGGAGATCGCCCACACCGCTTTTGCCGATCGGTTGAGCCGCGCGTCTGTCGAATCGTTCGCGCTTCCAACCAAGAAGCCGTACCGGCGTCAGCTTGTGTTAGCCTGGAACTCCCGCTCGCTGGAAACGCGGGGAATTCGATCGGTATCGGTCACCCGGATGGCTGACGCCCTTTCGCTGAACTTTCCTCAATAG